The proteins below are encoded in one region of Nocardioides marmorisolisilvae:
- the groL gene encoding chaperonin GroEL (60 kDa chaperone family; promotes refolding of misfolded polypeptides especially under stressful conditions; forms two stacked rings of heptamers to form a barrel-shaped 14mer; ends can be capped by GroES; misfolded proteins enter the barrel where they are refolded when GroES binds): MPKLIAFNEEARRGLERGMNTLADAVKVTLGPKGRNVVLEKKWGAPTITNDGVSIAKEIELEDPYEKIGAELVKEVAKKTDDVAGDGTTTATVLAQAMVREGLRNVAAGANPMALKRGIEAAVEAVSEQLLGMAKDIETKEQIAATASISAADTTVGEKIAEAMDKVGKEGVITVEESNTFGLDLELTEGMRFDKGYISQYFMTDPERMEAVLDDPYVLIANQKVSTVKDLLPLLEKVMQAGKPLLIIAEDVDGEALSTLVVNKIRGTFKSVAVKAPGFGDRRKAMMQDIAILTGGQVISEDVGLKLENTGIELLGQARKVVITKDETTIVEGAGDQDQIAGRVNQIRAEIEKSDSDYDREKLQERLAKLAGGVAVIKVGAATEVELKERKHRIEDAVRNAKAAVEEGIVAGGGVALVQAADKAFEKLDLSGDEATGANIVRVATEAPLKQIAINAGLEGGVVAEKVRNLPAGQGLNAANGEYVDMIAEGIIDPAKVTRSALQNAASIAALFLTTEAVVADKPEKAPAMPGGGDMGGMGGMDF; the protein is encoded by the coding sequence ATGCCCAAGCTGATTGCTTTCAACGAGGAGGCCCGGCGCGGTCTCGAGCGTGGCATGAACACGCTGGCCGACGCCGTCAAGGTCACCCTGGGCCCCAAGGGCCGCAACGTCGTACTCGAGAAGAAGTGGGGCGCTCCCACGATCACCAACGATGGCGTGTCCATCGCCAAGGAGATCGAGCTCGAGGACCCCTACGAGAAGATCGGTGCCGAGCTCGTCAAGGAGGTCGCCAAGAAGACCGACGACGTCGCCGGTGACGGCACCACCACCGCGACCGTGCTCGCCCAGGCGATGGTTCGCGAGGGCCTGCGCAACGTCGCGGCCGGCGCGAACCCGATGGCGCTCAAGCGCGGCATCGAGGCCGCTGTCGAGGCCGTCTCCGAGCAGCTGCTCGGCATGGCCAAGGACATCGAGACCAAGGAGCAGATCGCCGCGACCGCGTCGATCTCGGCCGCGGACACCACGGTCGGCGAGAAGATCGCCGAGGCGATGGACAAGGTCGGCAAGGAAGGTGTCATCACCGTCGAGGAGTCCAACACCTTCGGGCTGGACCTCGAGCTGACCGAGGGCATGCGCTTCGACAAGGGCTACATCTCGCAGTACTTCATGACCGACCCGGAGCGCATGGAGGCCGTCCTCGACGACCCCTACGTGCTGATCGCGAACCAGAAGGTCTCCACGGTCAAGGACCTGCTCCCGCTGCTGGAGAAGGTCATGCAGGCCGGCAAGCCGCTGCTGATCATCGCCGAGGATGTCGACGGCGAGGCGCTGTCGACCCTGGTGGTCAACAAGATCCGCGGCACGTTCAAGTCGGTCGCCGTCAAGGCGCCGGGCTTCGGTGACCGTCGCAAGGCGATGATGCAGGACATCGCGATCCTGACCGGCGGCCAGGTGATCTCCGAGGACGTGGGCCTCAAGCTGGAGAACACCGGCATCGAGCTGCTCGGCCAGGCCCGCAAGGTCGTCATCACCAAGGACGAGACCACCATCGTCGAGGGTGCCGGCGACCAGGACCAGATCGCGGGTCGGGTCAACCAGATCCGTGCCGAGATCGAGAAGTCGGACTCCGACTACGACCGTGAGAAGCTGCAGGAGCGGCTGGCCAAGCTCGCCGGCGGCGTCGCGGTGATCAAGGTCGGCGCGGCCACCGAGGTCGAGCTCAAGGAGCGCAAGCACCGCATCGAGGACGCCGTCCGCAACGCCAAGGCGGCCGTCGAGGAGGGCATCGTCGCCGGCGGCGGCGTCGCCCTGGTGCAGGCGGCCGACAAGGCCTTCGAGAAGCTGGACCTGTCCGGCGACGAGGCCACCGGCGCGAACATCGTCCGCGTGGCGACCGAGGCGCCGCTCAAGCAGATCGCGATCAACGCCGGTCTCGAGGGTGGCGTCGTGGCGGAGAAGGTGCGCAACCTTCCGGCCGGCCAGGGTCTCAACGCGGCCAACGGCGAGTACGTCGACATGATCGCCGAGGGCATCATCGACCCGGCCAAGGTGACTCGCTCGGCACTGCAGAACGCCGCGTCGATCGCCGCGCTGTTCCTCACCACCGAGGCCGTCGTGGCCGACAAGCCGGAGAAGGCTCCGGCCATGCCCGGCGGTGGCGACATGGGCGGCATGGGCGGGATGGACTTCTGA
- a CDS encoding nucleotidyltransferase family protein, producing the protein MTIHGLLLAAGAGRRMGRPKALVDDWLVRSVEVLRAGGCDRVTVVLGAEAELAREIVPDLAGVVVADDWAEGMGASLRAGLARMSESADADAVLVSLVDLPDVDADVVRRVLAAAVGPASLSRATYAGRPGHPVLIGRDHWAGVRAAAVGDRGARDYLRGHPHDLVECGDLATGRDVDRPIA; encoded by the coding sequence ATGACGATCCACGGGCTGCTGCTCGCCGCCGGCGCGGGCCGGCGGATGGGCCGGCCCAAGGCACTGGTCGACGACTGGCTGGTGCGCAGCGTCGAGGTCCTGCGTGCCGGCGGCTGTGACCGGGTGACGGTGGTCCTCGGGGCCGAGGCCGAGTTGGCCCGCGAGATCGTGCCGGACCTTGCTGGCGTCGTGGTCGCCGACGACTGGGCGGAAGGTATGGGGGCCTCGCTGCGGGCGGGACTGGCGAGGATGTCGGAGTCCGCAGATGCCGATGCCGTCCTCGTGTCGCTCGTCGACCTTCCGGACGTCGATGCGGATGTCGTCCGCCGGGTGCTCGCCGCCGCGGTCGGGCCGGCCTCACTGTCGCGAGCGACGTACGCCGGCCGCCCCGGCCACCCGGTGCTGATCGGTCGTGACCACTGGGCCGGCGTACGAGCCGCCGCGGTCGGTGACCGGGGCGCCCGCGACTACCTGCGCGGCCACCCGCACGACCTGGTCGAGTGCGGTGACCTCGCGACCGGTCGGGACGTGGACCGCCCGATCGCCTGA
- a CDS encoding AAA family ATPase produces the protein MDTESLDALGERLRSTGYVCDDALATVVHLALAMQRPLLLEGEPGTGKTSLAESIAEALDLPLVRLQCYEGIDASQALYDWDFPRQILHLRALEAVHESGSNSGSATVEEAEKSLYDERFLLARPVLAALQRSPAVLLVDEVDRADDEFEAFLLEVLSTYQVTIPELGTIRAAVPPVVVLTSNRTRELHDALKRRCLYHWIEHPGLEREVEIVRSRAPEVAERLARQVVTAVQRLREGEQLLKPPGVAETLDWARALHTLGASELDLATAARTLGALVKYREDTDRVQQALDRMLAT, from the coding sequence ATGGACACCGAGTCGCTCGACGCACTGGGCGAACGGCTGCGATCGACCGGCTACGTCTGCGACGACGCACTGGCCACCGTGGTGCACCTCGCCCTGGCGATGCAGCGTCCGCTGCTCCTCGAGGGCGAGCCCGGCACCGGCAAGACCAGCCTCGCCGAGTCGATCGCCGAAGCGCTCGACCTGCCGCTGGTGCGGCTGCAGTGCTACGAGGGCATCGATGCCAGCCAGGCCCTCTACGACTGGGACTTCCCCCGCCAGATCCTGCACCTTCGCGCGTTGGAGGCCGTCCACGAGTCGGGCTCGAACAGCGGCTCGGCCACCGTCGAGGAGGCCGAGAAGAGCCTGTACGACGAGCGCTTCCTGCTGGCCCGACCGGTGCTGGCGGCCCTGCAGCGCAGCCCCGCGGTGCTGCTGGTCGACGAGGTCGACCGGGCCGACGACGAGTTCGAGGCGTTCCTGCTCGAGGTGCTGTCCACCTACCAGGTGACCATCCCCGAGCTCGGCACCATCCGGGCTGCGGTGCCGCCGGTCGTCGTGCTCACCTCGAACCGCACCCGCGAGCTGCACGACGCGCTCAAGCGACGCTGCCTCTATCACTGGATCGAGCACCCGGGCCTGGAGCGGGAGGTCGAGATCGTCCGCTCCCGGGCCCCGGAGGTCGCCGAGCGGCTAGCCCGCCAGGTGGTCACCGCCGTGCAGCGGCTGCGCGAGGGCGAGCAGCTGCTCAAGCCGCCCGGAGTCGCCGAGACCCTCGACTGGGCGCGCGCCCTGCACACGCTCGGCGCCAGCGAGCTGGACCTGGCGACCGCCGCCCGCACCCTCGGCGCGCTGGTGAAGTACCGCGAGGACACCGACCGCGTGCAGCAGGCGCTCGACCGGATGCTCGCGACATGA
- a CDS encoding vWA domain-containing protein, whose protein sequence is MSVHAPEEVLLGFTRALRAAGVPVTQDRAQGFLEATSLLGADDPLGTYRAGAATLCGSPEDLARYDQVFEAWFRARDGLPRTVVSEPAPVVSSFPAEEGGDGESGEDAGVVRAAASATERLRHRDIAALSAAEKHRLAAMFATLRVRVPARRTARHERWHRGSVDGHGTLRESLRRMGEPADIVRRRRRTRPRRVVLLVDVSGSMSEYADAVLRLAHRVVSAAGTVEVFTVGTRLTRVTRAMRLRDADRALVAAGETVPDWSGGTRLGETLRVFLDRWGVRGVARGAVVVVFSDGWERGDPALLAEQMQRLHRIAHRVVWVNPHRGKAGYEPIQQGVVAALPHVDDFLAGHSLATFAELLEVVGRA, encoded by the coding sequence ATGAGCGTCCACGCTCCCGAGGAGGTGCTGCTCGGCTTCACCCGCGCGCTGCGCGCCGCCGGCGTCCCCGTCACCCAGGACCGGGCGCAGGGCTTCCTCGAGGCCACCTCTCTGCTCGGCGCGGACGACCCGCTGGGCACCTACCGGGCCGGCGCGGCCACGCTCTGCGGCTCGCCGGAGGACCTGGCCCGCTACGACCAGGTCTTCGAGGCCTGGTTCCGCGCCCGCGACGGGCTGCCGCGCACCGTGGTCTCCGAGCCGGCGCCGGTGGTCTCGAGCTTCCCCGCCGAGGAGGGCGGGGACGGTGAGTCCGGCGAGGACGCCGGCGTGGTCCGGGCCGCCGCCAGCGCCACCGAGCGGCTCCGGCACCGTGACATCGCGGCGCTGAGTGCCGCGGAGAAGCACCGCTTGGCCGCCATGTTCGCCACCCTGCGGGTGCGGGTCCCCGCCCGCCGTACGGCGCGGCACGAGCGCTGGCACCGCGGCTCCGTGGACGGCCACGGCACCCTGCGCGAGAGCCTGCGCCGGATGGGGGAGCCGGCCGACATCGTGCGGCGGCGGCGGCGGACCCGCCCGCGCCGGGTGGTGCTGCTCGTCGACGTCTCCGGATCGATGAGCGAGTACGCCGATGCCGTCCTCAGGCTCGCCCACCGGGTGGTCAGCGCCGCCGGCACCGTCGAGGTCTTCACGGTCGGCACCCGGCTCACCCGGGTCACCCGGGCGATGCGCCTGCGCGATGCCGACCGGGCCCTGGTGGCCGCGGGTGAGACGGTGCCGGACTGGTCCGGCGGCACCAGGCTTGGTGAGACCCTGCGCGTCTTCCTGGACCGGTGGGGTGTCCGCGGCGTGGCCAGGGGCGCGGTCGTCGTGGTGTTCTCCGACGGCTGGGAGCGTGGCGACCCGGCCCTGCTGGCCGAGCAGATGCAGCGGCTGCACCGGATCGCCCACCGGGTGGTGTGGGTCAACCCCCATCGCGGCAAGGCGGGCTACGAGCCCATCCAGCAGGGCGTGGTCGCAGCCCTGCCCCACGTCGACGACTTCCTCGCCGGCCACTCGCTGGCGACCTTCGCCGAGCTGTTGGAGGTGGTCGGACGTGCGTGA
- a CDS encoding XdhC/CoxI family protein — translation MREVLPELLEWWRAGETVGMGTVVATFRSAPRPPGASMLVGPSGTAVGSVSGGCVEGAVYELATEVTESGSPVLKRYGISDEDAFEVGLTCGGILDVYVERVSQQDFPELGQIADDLEAGVPVAVATVVDHPDSSYVGRRAIIRPDRAGPEAGDATLSASLGSDRIDAAVLDDALGLLAQGTSATLGYGPDGERRGEGMRVFVWAFAPRPRMLVFGAIDFAAAVARMGSFLGYQVTVCDARPVFATATRFPEADEVVVQWPHKYLRAEQAAGRVDGRTVICVLTHDPKFDVPLLEVALRLPEVGYIGAMGSRKTHDDRQDRLREAGVTDAEIGRLHSPIGLDLGARTPEETAISIAAEIIAGRWGGSGNRLAQMAGRIHHPD, via the coding sequence GTGCGTGAGGTGCTCCCCGAGCTGCTCGAGTGGTGGCGGGCCGGTGAGACGGTCGGCATGGGCACGGTGGTGGCGACGTTCCGCTCCGCACCCCGGCCTCCGGGCGCGTCGATGCTCGTCGGCCCGTCCGGCACCGCGGTCGGATCGGTCTCCGGCGGCTGCGTGGAGGGCGCGGTCTACGAGCTCGCCACGGAGGTGACGGAGTCCGGCAGCCCGGTGCTCAAGCGCTACGGCATCTCCGACGAGGACGCCTTCGAGGTCGGGCTCACCTGTGGTGGCATCCTCGACGTCTACGTCGAGAGGGTGTCCCAGCAGGACTTCCCCGAGCTCGGGCAGATCGCCGACGACCTCGAGGCCGGCGTACCCGTGGCAGTGGCCACGGTGGTCGACCACCCGGACTCGTCGTACGTCGGGCGGAGGGCGATCATCCGTCCCGACCGGGCGGGACCGGAGGCGGGCGACGCGACGCTGTCGGCGTCCTTGGGCAGCGACCGGATCGACGCGGCGGTGCTCGACGACGCCCTCGGGCTGCTCGCCCAGGGCACCAGCGCGACCCTGGGCTACGGACCGGACGGCGAGCGACGCGGTGAGGGGATGCGGGTGTTCGTCTGGGCGTTCGCGCCCCGACCGCGGATGCTCGTCTTCGGTGCCATCGACTTCGCTGCGGCCGTGGCCCGGATGGGCAGCTTCCTCGGCTACCAGGTCACCGTCTGCGATGCCCGGCCGGTGTTCGCCACCGCGACCCGCTTCCCCGAGGCCGACGAGGTCGTCGTGCAGTGGCCGCACAAGTACCTGCGTGCCGAGCAGGCCGCGGGCCGGGTCGACGGGCGCACCGTGATCTGCGTGCTGACCCACGACCCCAAGTTCGACGTGCCGCTGCTGGAGGTGGCGCTGAGGCTGCCGGAGGTCGGCTACATCGGCGCGATGGGGTCGCGCAAGACGCACGACGACCGCCAGGACAGGCTGCGCGAAGCTGGCGTCACCGACGCGGAGATCGGCCGGCTGCACTCGCCGATCGGGCTGGATCTCGGCGCGCGCACCCCGGAGGAGACCGCGATCAGCATCGCGGCCGAGATCATTGCCGGCCGGTGGGGCGGCTCGGGCAACCGGCTCGCCCAGATGGCGGGCCGGATCCACCACCCCGACTGA
- a CDS encoding transcriptional regulator, with amino-acid sequence MGVDGELRDRRLHTVRAWTTFVERGDAAQALVRPEILHSWQRSEQAIPIDVAAAPLADEDDTRSFWRDSPLQVAVGRVEAELRRTAEDGDLVLAVTDRQTRILWTYGGRVMRRKAETVNFVPGGRWDDTSVGTNALDLAQRLAKPSMVFSAEHFAPIVHNWVCWAAPVHDPATGEQLGVVDLSTTWDRSHPIGLATARVLARLLETAMPHTSLGARPGGGGVWPGAEPEEAPGLELRLLGNAEARIDGQRLLLNRRQTEILALLALHPDGLSLDQLHAALYGDQAVTLTTVKAEVSHLRRALGGQLASRPYRLMMPIRTDVELVLALLERGRVADAVAAYGGDLLPGTNSPALTEMADYVAVAVREALLDCPEPSAVLRYIELVPYDTEVIEVCLARLGGEQHPARAMLRARLAAVQR; translated from the coding sequence ATGGGCGTTGATGGTGAGCTGCGCGACCGCCGGCTGCACACCGTGCGGGCGTGGACGACGTTCGTGGAGCGCGGCGACGCGGCCCAGGCCCTGGTCCGGCCGGAGATCCTGCACAGCTGGCAGCGCTCGGAGCAGGCGATCCCGATCGACGTCGCCGCAGCGCCGCTGGCCGACGAGGACGACACCCGCAGCTTCTGGCGTGACTCGCCGCTGCAGGTCGCCGTCGGACGGGTCGAGGCGGAGCTGCGTCGTACGGCGGAGGACGGCGACCTGGTGCTGGCCGTCACCGACCGGCAGACCCGGATCCTGTGGACCTACGGCGGCCGAGTGATGCGCCGCAAGGCCGAGACCGTCAACTTCGTGCCCGGCGGCCGGTGGGACGACACCAGCGTCGGCACCAACGCGCTCGACCTCGCCCAGCGGCTGGCCAAGCCGTCGATGGTGTTCAGCGCCGAGCACTTCGCACCGATCGTGCACAACTGGGTGTGCTGGGCCGCGCCGGTGCACGACCCGGCCACCGGCGAGCAGCTCGGCGTTGTCGACCTCTCCACCACCTGGGACCGCAGCCACCCCATCGGGCTGGCCACCGCGCGGGTGCTGGCGCGGCTGCTCGAGACCGCGATGCCGCACACCAGCCTGGGCGCGCGGCCCGGGGGTGGCGGGGTCTGGCCCGGCGCCGAGCCCGAGGAGGCGCCCGGGCTGGAGCTCCGGCTGCTCGGCAATGCCGAGGCAAGGATCGACGGCCAGCGGCTGCTGCTGAACCGCAGGCAGACCGAGATCCTCGCGCTGCTCGCGCTGCATCCCGACGGGCTGTCCCTGGACCAGCTGCACGCCGCGCTGTACGGCGACCAGGCGGTCACGCTGACCACGGTGAAGGCCGAGGTCTCGCACCTGCGGCGTGCGCTCGGAGGCCAGCTGGCCTCGCGCCCCTACCGGCTGATGATGCCGATCCGCACCGACGTCGAGCTGGTCCTGGCACTGCTGGAGCGTGGCCGGGTCGCGGACGCGGTCGCGGCGTACGGCGGCGACCTGCTGCCGGGCACCAACTCGCCGGCGCTGACCGAGATGGCCGACTACGTCGCGGTCGCCGTACGCGAGGCGCTGCTGGACTGCCCGGAGCCCTCCGCGGTGCTGCGCTACATCGAGCTGGTGCCCTACGACACCGAGGTCATCGAGGTCTGCCTGGCTCGTCTCGGCGGCGAGCAGCACCCGGCACGGGCGATGCTGCGCGCTCGACTGGCCGCGGTCCAGCGCTGA
- a CDS encoding (2Fe-2S)-binding protein, translated as MAKISLTVDGAQVTDDVEPRMLLVQYLRETLGKTGTVIGCDTSNCGACTVLFDGVSVKSCNVLAVQAEGHEVTTIEGLASNGELHPVQQAFHDCHALQCGFCTPGMIMRSVDLLNENPHPTEEEIRNGLEGNLCRCTGYHNIVKAVQQAAGAPATTGGAS; from the coding sequence ATGGCAAAAATCTCTCTCACCGTCGACGGAGCCCAGGTCACCGACGACGTCGAACCCCGGATGCTGCTGGTGCAGTACCTGCGCGAGACGCTCGGCAAGACCGGCACCGTGATCGGGTGCGACACCAGCAACTGCGGGGCCTGCACGGTCCTCTTCGACGGGGTGAGCGTGAAGTCCTGCAACGTGCTCGCGGTCCAGGCCGAGGGGCACGAGGTCACCACCATCGAGGGGCTGGCCAGCAACGGCGAGCTGCATCCGGTCCAGCAGGCCTTCCACGACTGCCATGCTCTGCAGTGCGGATTCTGCACCCCGGGGATGATCATGCGCAGCGTCGACCTCCTCAACGAGAACCCGCACCCGACCGAGGAGGAGATCCGGAACGGCCTCGAGGGCAACCTCTGCCGGTGCACCGGCTACCACAACATCGTCAAGGCCGTGCAGCAGGCGGCCGGCGCCCCGGCGACCACGGGAGGTGCGTCATGA
- a CDS encoding xanthine dehydrogenase family protein molybdopterin-binding subunit: MTVTDDAAPAEGAVKEIGLARRRKEDQRLITGRTRWTDNLTLPGMLHLAMVRSPFAHAKITSIDTAAAKSSVNVVDVLTGADLGESQGVNINAWPITPDQKTPVHLPMPVDRVAFAGEIVAVVVARSAAAARDAAELVDVEYDELPAALDMMEALEADSSHGALAHPDLGTNKSALWVFDSAEAGTGGNVEEAIAKARTDGVVIERDFRQQRLIPAFMEPRSVVVDPTGEQITMWSATQIPHILRFALAATTGVPESKIRVIAPDVGGGFGGKLQTTPEEWLAWAIARRIGKPVKYTETRSESLMSGHHGRDQWQKLTLAAEKDGTVTGFKVELTADLGAYVSLVGGGVPVLGAFMFNSIYKFPAYHFACQTVLTNKTWTDAYRGAGRPEATFGIERMMDELAAELGVDPLELREKNWIRHEEFPFTTVAGLEYDSGNYEQATARAKELFGYDELRAEQKRRREANDPVQLGIGVSTFTEMCGLAPSRVLGSLDYGAGGWEHAEVRMLATGKVEVVTGTSAHGQGHETAFSQIVADRLGVPFEDVEVLHGDTQVSHKGLDTYGSRSLTVGGEALVRAADKVIEKAKPVAAHLLEASVDDLEFADGRFTVRGTDKGVGITDLAAAVFAAHDYPEGMEPSLDSEATYDPVNFSFPHGTHLCAMEVDTETGATRMRKYTCVDDIGTVINPLIVEGQVHGGLVQGIAQALWEEAVYDDSGTLVTGSFVDYTLPTSADTISFETDHRSTASTTNTLGTKGVGEAGTIASTPAVVNAVVDALRPFGVDDVTMPCTPQRVWQAIHRGGGGGSEAVTEATQPHFEGEGNPS; the protein is encoded by the coding sequence ATGACCGTCACGGACGATGCTGCTCCCGCCGAGGGCGCCGTCAAGGAGATCGGACTGGCTCGGCGCCGCAAGGAGGACCAGCGGCTGATCACCGGTCGGACTCGGTGGACCGACAACCTGACTCTGCCCGGGATGCTGCACCTGGCCATGGTGCGCAGCCCCTTCGCACACGCGAAGATCACCTCGATCGACACCGCGGCGGCCAAGTCGTCCGTCAACGTGGTCGACGTGCTGACCGGCGCCGACCTGGGCGAGTCCCAGGGTGTGAACATCAACGCCTGGCCGATCACGCCGGACCAGAAGACGCCGGTGCACCTGCCGATGCCGGTCGACCGGGTCGCGTTCGCCGGCGAGATCGTCGCCGTGGTCGTCGCCCGCAGCGCCGCAGCCGCCCGCGACGCGGCCGAGCTCGTCGACGTGGAGTACGACGAGCTGCCCGCCGCGCTCGACATGATGGAGGCCCTGGAGGCGGACTCCTCCCACGGCGCCCTCGCGCATCCCGACCTCGGCACCAACAAGTCGGCGTTGTGGGTCTTCGACTCCGCCGAGGCCGGCACCGGCGGCAACGTCGAGGAGGCCATCGCCAAGGCCCGGACCGACGGTGTGGTGATCGAGCGGGACTTCCGCCAGCAACGGCTGATCCCGGCGTTCATGGAGCCGCGGTCGGTGGTCGTGGACCCGACCGGCGAGCAGATCACGATGTGGTCGGCAACCCAGATCCCGCACATCCTGCGCTTCGCCCTGGCCGCCACCACCGGGGTGCCGGAGTCGAAGATCCGGGTGATCGCGCCCGACGTCGGCGGCGGTTTCGGCGGCAAGCTGCAGACCACCCCGGAGGAGTGGCTGGCCTGGGCGATCGCGCGCCGGATCGGCAAGCCGGTCAAGTACACCGAGACCCGGTCCGAGTCGCTGATGTCCGGCCACCACGGCCGCGACCAGTGGCAGAAGCTCACCCTCGCCGCCGAGAAGGACGGCACCGTCACCGGCTTCAAGGTCGAGCTGACCGCTGACCTCGGTGCCTACGTCTCCCTGGTGGGCGGCGGGGTACCGGTGCTCGGGGCGTTCATGTTCAACTCCATCTACAAGTTCCCGGCCTACCACTTCGCCTGCCAGACGGTGCTGACCAACAAGACCTGGACCGACGCCTACCGCGGCGCGGGTCGGCCCGAGGCCACCTTCGGCATCGAGCGGATGATGGACGAGCTCGCCGCCGAGCTCGGCGTCGACCCGCTCGAGTTGCGGGAGAAGAACTGGATCCGGCACGAGGAGTTCCCGTTCACCACCGTCGCCGGCCTGGAGTACGACTCGGGCAACTATGAGCAGGCCACGGCTCGGGCCAAGGAGCTCTTCGGGTACGACGAACTGCGGGCCGAGCAGAAGCGGCGCCGGGAGGCGAACGACCCGGTCCAGCTCGGCATCGGGGTCTCGACGTTCACCGAGATGTGCGGGCTCGCGCCGTCCCGGGTGCTCGGCAGTCTCGACTACGGCGCCGGCGGCTGGGAGCACGCCGAAGTGCGGATGCTGGCCACCGGCAAGGTCGAGGTGGTCACCGGCACGTCGGCGCACGGCCAGGGCCACGAGACGGCGTTCAGCCAGATCGTCGCCGACCGGCTCGGGGTCCCGTTCGAGGACGTGGAGGTGCTGCACGGCGACACCCAGGTCTCCCACAAGGGTCTGGACACCTACGGGTCCCGGTCGCTGACCGTCGGCGGTGAGGCATTGGTGCGGGCCGCGGACAAGGTGATCGAGAAGGCCAAGCCGGTCGCGGCCCACCTGCTGGAGGCCTCCGTCGACGACCTGGAGTTCGCCGACGGCCGGTTCACGGTGCGCGGCACCGACAAGGGCGTCGGGATCACCGATCTCGCCGCCGCGGTCTTCGCCGCCCACGACTACCCCGAGGGGATGGAGCCGTCGCTGGACTCCGAGGCGACCTACGACCCGGTGAACTTCAGCTTCCCGCACGGCACCCACCTGTGCGCGATGGAGGTCGACACCGAGACCGGTGCCACCCGGATGCGGAAGTACACCTGCGTCGACGACATCGGCACGGTGATCAACCCGCTGATCGTCGAGGGCCAGGTCCACGGCGGGCTGGTGCAGGGCATCGCGCAGGCGCTGTGGGAGGAGGCGGTCTACGACGACAGCGGCACCCTGGTCACCGGGTCGTTCGTGGACTACACGCTGCCGACCAGCGCGGACACGATCAGCTTCGAGACCGACCACCGCAGCACCGCCTCGACCACGAACACCCTGGGCACCAAGGGGGTCGGCGAGGCCGGCACCATTGCGTCGACGCCGGCGGTGGTGAACGCGGTCGTCGACGCGCTGAGGCCGTTCGGGGTCGACGACGTCACGATGCCCTGTACGCCGCAGCGTGTCTGGCAGGCGATCCATCGGGGCGGCGGAGGCGGGTCCGAGGCCGTTACCGAGGCGACACAACCCCACTTCGAGGGCGAAGGGAACCCGTCATGA
- a CDS encoding FAD binding domain-containing protein gives MIPAQFDYLAPTSVDEALAALAEHGDDAKIMAGGQSLLPVLRMRLNAPEVVIDLGRIEGLRGIREDGDDLVIGAMTTHSDVGGNALVAQHAALITKAVEHLADAQVRHRGTFGGALAHADPAGDLGAPALALGASFVIAGSGGTRTVAAADFFTDVFTTAIGDDEILTEVRIPKHTGWGAHYEKFVRVSHQWAIVAVAATVRAEGGTIAEAAVGLTNMGSTPLRASAVEQALVGQPATEDAVRRAAERAAEGTEPPSDLNGDADYRRHLAGVLTRRAVLAAAAG, from the coding sequence ATGATCCCCGCACAGTTCGACTACCTGGCTCCGACCTCGGTCGACGAGGCGCTGGCCGCGCTCGCCGAGCACGGCGACGATGCCAAGATCATGGCCGGCGGGCAGAGCCTGCTGCCCGTCCTGCGGATGCGGCTGAACGCGCCCGAGGTGGTCATCGACCTCGGCCGCATCGAGGGCCTGCGCGGCATCCGCGAGGACGGCGACGACCTGGTGATCGGCGCCATGACCACCCACAGCGACGTGGGCGGCAACGCACTGGTCGCCCAGCACGCCGCCCTGATCACCAAGGCCGTCGAGCACCTGGCCGACGCCCAGGTGCGGCACCGCGGCACCTTCGGCGGCGCGCTCGCGCACGCCGACCCCGCCGGCGACCTCGGTGCACCGGCACTGGCCCTGGGCGCGTCCTTCGTGATCGCGGGATCCGGCGGCACCCGCACCGTGGCCGCGGCGGACTTCTTCACCGACGTGTTCACCACCGCGATCGGCGACGACGAGATCCTCACCGAGGTGCGGATCCCCAAGCACACCGGCTGGGGCGCGCACTACGAGAAGTTCGTCCGGGTCTCCCACCAGTGGGCGATCGTGGCGGTCGCGGCCACTGTGCGTGCGGAGGGAGGGACCATCGCCGAGGCGGCGGTCGGACTGACCAACATGGGCTCCACCCCGTTGCGGGCCTCCGCGGTCGAGCAGGCGCTGGTGGGCCAGCCGGCGACCGAGGACGCCGTACGACGTGCCGCGGAGCGTGCCGCCGAGGGCACCGAGCCACCCTCGGACCTCAACGGGGACGCCGACTACCGTCGCCACCTGGCCGGGGTGCTCACCCGGCGGGCGGTTCTCGCCGCGGCAGCAGGGTAG